The Mucilaginibacter rubeus genomic interval ACTAATGCCCCCGGAACTATTGCATTTAAAGCCGAGGTGCCAAGGCCTGCAATAACGCTAAAAATGATACAGGATTCTGCCAATTATGATATCACGCAGCTCCGGTTCTCTGACACTTATAACAAGAACTACAAAGAAACCGAAGACGCCGATGATCTGAACGGGAACGGGCAAACTGTGTTATTTGGAGCCATGACTGCCGATGGCCATCAGGTATCTATTGCTTCGCAGCCGCTTAACAAACAACGCACGTCTGTTTTTTTAAGTGTTAACGACATTAAAAGCGGTGATTATCAAATAAAGAAAACGGATATATCAGCCATTCCCGATTATTATGACGTATGGCTCCTTGATCATTTTCAAAACGATTCGCTGAACTTTCGAAATAACGATGGCTACGGGTTCCGGCTCGACAAAAAGGTTCCGGCTACTTATGGAAATAGCCGCTTTGAAATAGTTATCAATAAGAAGCCTTTACCACCGTATGCCTTGACTGCTTTTACAGGGCAGCGCAACATCAATTCAAATATTATAAAATGGAACACAGTAAATGAATTTACCTATATCACTTTTGAAATACAATATAGTGTAGATGATAAAGATTTTAAGACTATAAGCACCGTGCAATCGACTGGTTCCGGTTCTTACAGTTTTGCTGATGCTACTGCTAAAACCGGGTACTACCGTTTGAAGCAAACAGATCTGGACGGGATTGTAAAATATTCAAATGTTGTGATCATTTCTGTGGATAGTAATGGATTGGATGTTTTTACGGTGTATCCTAATCCCACATCAAATTATTTGCATTTCAGCACAAACCAACCTGTTAAAACAACTTTTGGGGTAGATGTTTACAGCAGTATGGGGGCACTTTTGAAAAGTGCCACTTTCAATTCCAATACAGGGCAGCTGGATGTATCATCTTTAATGACAGGTTTTTATAGCATTCTGCTTATCGATAATAATACTAAACAGACTATCGCTTCGGCCAAATTCATCAAACAATGAAAAGTGTGATAAACAAAGCGTATAAGGTTATAGTGTTAACCGCCATTTTTCTTTTTAGTATTGCTACTGCATTTGCACAAGAAATACCTTGTGCCGGTGACCCTGATGATGAAGACTATGATCCGAACAATTGTCCGCTTGATACCTGGGTAATATTGCTGGTAGCAGTTGTACTGATATTAACCTTTATACATTTACACCGCCGGCAAAAGGTTGCAATACGATCATAAATTAACCACGGTGAAGTGTAGCCTATCCCTGCGGGAGACGCATGTGATGCATCTCTACGTTAAAAAAATGTCTTGCTTGGTTTTAATTACACCGGGCTAGACCATCGGTACTTGAAGCATCGGCGGGTTTAATGATCAGGGCTTTTTCAAAAAAAGGCTTTGCTTCGGCTTTTTTGCCGGCCATAAGCATAGACCAGCCCAGCATGTGGTTGCCGTCATAATCAAAGGGATAAAGCGTTACCACAGTTCTGAAAAGTTTAATTGCCGGTTCGTATTGTTTGCGGTTGTAATAAATTACGCCGCCCCAATAATTGGCCTGGGTATTTTGCGGGTCTATTTTTAATATGGCAAGATATTGCTCCAGTACCTTATCCCAGCTTTGCAAAAAGGAAAGGGGTTTTACATAGCCAAATTTAGCCTCAACCGAGTTGGGTTTCAGGGTTATGGCCTTTTGGTAATAGTTTTGCGAAGCCGTGTAGTTTTTACTAAGGTAGTTGAGCCAGCCCAGCCTGATGGTTATTTCATAGTTATTTTCCGAATAGTATGGATAGATATCGGCAATGGCGGCTACGTAGTTCTTGTTTAATTCGTTAGCATAACTGTTGTGGAAAGCCTTTTGCAGCACCGCATTTGTTTGCGCCTGCAGTTGTGCTGCAAAAGCAAGTAAAAGTATGGCTGTAAACGTTTTCTTTAAAATTTCCATGTTATGCCTAACGTGACAGAGTTTTGGTTGTACTTAACAGCGCGGTAAATGTCTGTTTTCTTTTCGTAAAAGTAATTTAAATTCAGTAAGGCATGGTTACCTATCTGGTAAAAAACGCTTTCCCCGCATTTAAATTTTGTAGGGTCGATAGAATTGTAAACATACAAACCATCGGCATCAAGGTAATCATCCTGGTTGCCAAACGTAGCAGCCGATTCCAGCCAGGTTTTATCCAGTATCTTAAACCCAACCGACTGGCTATAAATAAAAGTATGAACCCCGCTTAAATTCAATATTGACGCCCTGCTCATGGTGTATAAATTGAGGTTCCCTAATGGATAAAAATCCACTTTGGCATCATATTGCTTTAAGGTTTTATCAATCAGCTTTCCCCAGTTAATATCGCCCTGCAAATCAATATAGCGGGTATCATATTTTATACCGAATAAACCGAGATTACTTTGATTGATATTGCTGCGGTAGCTGGTATGCAGGTAATGATATGCCCCAATCAGGCTGATGTTCTTCGCCAGTGAATACTTCGCCCTAACATAATATTCGGTTTGTTTGTCGGTTCGGCCAACCTGGTTCTTATAATCAATAAACCGCGAACGAAAAATATTCTGTTTAAAAAATATGAACGACTGATCCAGCTGTAAACGCCAGAACAGCCTCGCCCCAATACCCGCACGCTCAAAAAAACCATTATCCCGCTCGTTATTGGCGGGGAGTTTTATGCCGCTTTCAAGCGTAGCGTCGGTTAAGCCGTAGGGAGATAGCTTAATGCCTCGTAAGGTTTCCTGATCTAAACGCGAGGCGCTATAGAATGCCGCGCTGTTATTGTTGATATAAGTATTGCAATAATAGTTGTACAGGCGGGCAGTTGTGTTTTGCGGTTCCTTAACTAAAACCCGGTTAAACTGGCTGATGGCCGCTTTGTAGTTGCCGGTAAGCATGTAGGCATATCCAACCTTAAAATGCAAAGCCGGCGAGTCTGTGCTGTTTGTAACTGTTTTATTTACAAAGTTGATGAGTTGTTTCCAGTTACCGGCGTTGTATAGCTGATCGACGGTGCTATCGGGCACAACTACGCCAATGTCTTGCGCATGAGCAACAAGAACAGCGAATAGCAGGACAAAAATGATGGTTAATTTTCTGTACTCCATTGTGCTTCAATATGCCGGTTGTTTATGTTTATAATGAAGGCTTGCAAGTTGCCATGCTCAACAAAAACCGTTGCCTCGCTAAGCGGGATGGTTTTGCCTGCAATTTCCTGGTATTGCCTGGATACAACGTTTAACCCTGTTTTTTTCACCTGGATGCCACTTTTATATTTTATGCTGATGAACCTGTAAAAGGGTGCCGCAAAATCCTGTAACCAAAGCAATATTTTATTATTGGTAAGTGGCACCGGCAGCTCATCGCTGGCCTGGATATACCCGGCATCATTAAAAATAACTTTATAAGCCGCCAGATAAAAGTAATAAAGCAATGATGTTTTATCGCCATAAAAACTGGTGAAGTAAAACATAGTACCATTATTGATGAAATAGGCCGCTGCCCCCGTGGTTTTGCTGTAGATATATGACTGGTTTGCCGCGTCCTTAAAAACTTCCCAATCTTCGGTAGTGCCGGTTTCGGTACTTAGTTTAGCTACAAAACCCGGTTGCAGGTCGAATGCTTTTTTGAGCGATGCATTGACTTCAAAGTTGCAGAGCACGTCATTTTCATTAGGGATAGCATAGCTTTCAAGACTGTTTTGATGACCCTTTTTGTTGAAATAGTATGCAAACGGGTAGGACAATGTTTTGGAACCGATATATGGGGTCGCCTGCAACTGGAAATGTAAATGCGGTTCCGGCGACCGGCCCGAATTGCCACAAAAACCCAGCAGATCGCCTTGTTTTACGCTATCACCGGGTTTAACTTTTATGGAGTTTTTTTTTAGGTGCGATAATTTGGAGTAAAGGCCTGGAGCATGGTTAATTACTACCGTATTTCCCCAGTTTTCTTTCAGGTTTTCCTCGCCAATATCATTATCCTCAACATGGTTTACCACTTGTTCTACAACGCCATCGGCACAAGCTAATACTGGTTTGTTAAAACAATAAAAATGTTCGGGAAGTGTACCCGGGAATTGATACGTTTTCTGCTCATCATCGGTGATCACAAAATCAAGCGCCTGGCCCCATTCGCCTTTGTGGGTAATAGCACCATTATAGCCTTGGGATACCGTCCAGTAACCCATAAATGGCAGGCTGAGTTTAATATATTTCAGATCGTTTAGCCTGTTTTGCAGGTTTAAAACATGATAAAGA includes:
- a CDS encoding tetratricopeptide repeat protein yields the protein MEILKKTFTAILLLAFAAQLQAQTNAVLQKAFHNSYANELNKNYVAAIADIYPYYSENNYEITIRLGWLNYLSKNYTASQNYYQKAITLKPNSVEAKFGYVKPLSFLQSWDKVLEQYLAILKIDPQNTQANYWGGVIYYNRKQYEPAIKLFRTVVTLYPFDYDGNHMLGWSMLMAGKKAEAKPFFEKALIIKPADASSTDGLARCN
- a CDS encoding tetratricopeptide repeat protein, coding for MEYRKLTIIFVLLFAVLVAHAQDIGVVVPDSTVDQLYNAGNWKQLINFVNKTVTNSTDSPALHFKVGYAYMLTGNYKAAISQFNRVLVKEPQNTTARLYNYYCNTYINNNSAAFYSASRLDQETLRGIKLSPYGLTDATLESGIKLPANNERDNGFFERAGIGARLFWRLQLDQSFIFFKQNIFRSRFIDYKNQVGRTDKQTEYYVRAKYSLAKNISLIGAYHYLHTSYRSNINQSNLGLFGIKYDTRYIDLQGDINWGKLIDKTLKQYDAKVDFYPLGNLNLYTMSRASILNLSGVHTFIYSQSVGFKILDKTWLESAATFGNQDDYLDADGLYVYNSIDPTKFKCGESVFYQIGNHALLNLNYFYEKKTDIYRAVKYNQNSVTLGITWKF
- a CDS encoding urea transporter, with translation MKQISAFIKPVLNSYSVLFFSQNRVLGIILLLVSFFNPVSGFAGLGCVLLSLLITKLLKLTGEDHRTGIYSFNSLLLGIAFGAFFQVNLMFVIWTVVACCMVVIASIIISQRLSKQNLPMLSLPFILVFWLVLLTSNSIFNTGLLQKSSSLLQEIYTGPGNLAGAEGYLAAALPRLLSLFFRSLSAVLFQHHIIAGMLIAIGILVHSRIAFSLLVISFLAACGFNSITHTYPEGISYYHLGANLMMASMAIGSFFTIPSIRSYLLAVVCIPFGFVVINALTTLMAVHVLPIFSLPFCVINISLLYFVTLIGHRSTLLLTKVQHYSPERNLYHVLNLQNRLNDLKYIKLSLPFMGYWTVSQGYNGAITHKGEWGQALDFVITDDEQKTYQFPGTLPEHFYCFNKPVLACADGVVEQVVNHVEDNDIGEENLKENWGNTVVINHAPGLYSKLSHLKKNSIKVKPGDSVKQGDLLGFCGNSGRSPEPHLHFQLQATPYIGSKTLSYPFAYYFNKKGHQNSLESYAIPNENDVLCNFEVNASLKKAFDLQPGFVAKLSTETGTTEDWEVFKDAANQSYIYSKTTGAAAYFINNGTMFYFTSFYGDKTSLLYYFYLAAYKVIFNDAGYIQASDELPVPLTNNKILLWLQDFAAPFYRFISIKYKSGIQVKKTGLNVVSRQYQEIAGKTIPLSEATVFVEHGNLQAFIININNRHIEAQWSTEN